ATTGAAGAATCAAGGAGCGATTTCAGATCAAGCATATGAAAAATCGAAAGTGATGTTCGAAACTCTCAAATCAAATTACGATAAGGTGCTTGAAAACACGCAGCTCCGAGCGCCATTTTCTGGAGTGATAACAGCAAAGTACTTGAACGACGGCGAATTGTTCTTAATGGCTCCGAATCAAAATCGCGGTGTGCCGGCTATTTTATATTTAATGAATCTTGGCGAGTTAAAAATAAAAATTAATGTACCAGAAGCAGATGTATATAAATTAAAAACCGGTAATCCGGTTTTAGTCACAAGCGATTTACTGCCAAATGAAAACTTCAATGGAACCATTAGCAGAATAAGTCCTGTAGTCGATCAAAACACAAAAACCGTTCAAGCTGAAATCAGACTCGTCAACCGTGGAGGAAAGCTGAAAGTCGGTTCGTTTGCTAAAGTTAATATTAAATTTGGGAGGAGTGTTGAATTAATTATTCCTTCCACAGCAATTATGACCGATCCGCTTTCCAGCGAGAGTTACGTTTATATTAATGAAAATGGAAAAGCAAAGAAGAAGTTAATCCAAACAGGAATGCAAATAAACGGAAAGACAGTAGTTTTATCCGGCTTAACCGAAAACGAATCAGTTATTACAACGGGGCAGCAAGTCTTGAAAGATGGCGATTCAATACAAATCTTTTCTGAATAGCTTGAGGAGTTGATAAAAATGAATTTACCACGACTTGCTGTAAGAAGACCTGTTTTGACCGGAATGGTATTTTTTGCGATCCTGATTTTTGGAGTTTACTCATTCCGTTTGCTCCCGCTTGATTTACTTCCATCAATTGAGCCGCCGATACTTACGATTCTAACTTTATATCCTGGCGCAGGTTCAGAAGACGTTGAGCAAAAAATCACAAAGTATGTTGAGAAAACAGTTGCAACTGTTCCAAACGTAAAAGAAATAAATTCTATTTCGACAGATAATATCTCAGTAGTTACTCTTCAATTCGATTGGGGAACAGATTTAAATGAAGCCGCGAATGATGCACGTTCGGCGCTTGAACTTGTTAAACTCTCTTTTCCGCCTGATGTTGATATGCCGAGAATTTTCAAGTTCAG
The nucleotide sequence above comes from Ignavibacteria bacterium. Encoded proteins:
- a CDS encoding efflux RND transporter periplasmic adaptor subunit, with product MKTKIFLLTVLIILIGCSKEEEKAADEAKPVSVSKALKQEIQKELNFTGTINPWEEAALAAQMAARIRKIYVKEGDYVKQGALLVQMDDAQLTQIELQYNDAVKDFERAERLKNQGAISDQAYEKSKVMFETLKSNYDKVLENTQLRAPFSGVITAKYLNDGELFLMAPNQNRGVPAILYLMNLGELKIKINVPEADVYKLKTGNPVLVTSDLLPNENFNGTISRISPVVDQNTKTVQAEIRLVNRGGKLKVGSFAKVNIKFGRSVELIIPSTAIMTDPLSSESYVYINENGKAKKKLIQTGMQINGKTVVLSGLTENESVITTGQQVLKDGDSIQIFSE
- a CDS encoding efflux RND transporter permease subunit; this translates as MNLPRLAVRRPVLTGMVFFAILIFGVYSFRLLPLDLLPSIEPPILTILTLYPGAGSEDVEQKITKYVEKTVATVPNVKEINSISTDNISVVTLQFDWGTDLNEAANDARSALELVKLSFPPDVDMPRIFKF